One region of Candidatus Peribacteraceae bacterium genomic DNA includes:
- a CDS encoding DUF5652 family protein — protein sequence MMNTFNTQDPSFWMLWMVPLIAIFVLLVITDAVFKAWGMWRAARMGKMGWFIALLLVNSLGILPGIFFLLTKEEYRKGKHHKR from the coding sequence ATGATGAACACGTTCAACACGCAAGACCCTTCATTCTGGATGCTGTGGATGGTGCCGCTCATCGCCATCTTTGTCCTCCTCGTCATCACGGACGCGGTGTTCAAGGCATGGGGCATGTGGCGGGCGGCGCGCATGGGGAAAATGGGGTGGTTCATCGCGCTCCTCCTCGTCAACTCGCTCGGCATTCTGCCCGGCATCTTCTTCCTGCTGACCAAGGAGGAATACCGGAAGGGCAAACACCACAAGAGATAG
- a CDS encoding alanine--tRNA ligase produces MRPLLTDQLRQAYLDFFRSHGHAVIPGAPLVPENDPTVLFTTAGMHPLVPYLLGEPHPAGKRLTDVQRCVRTQDIDEVGDASHLTFFEMLGNWSLGDYFKEEAIRMSFTFLTEALGIPVEMLAVTCFEGDEDAPKDEESAAVWKKLGIPEERIAFLPKANNWWGPAGLTGPCGPDTEMFYWVGVGEPQGNPKTHEKEWMEIWNDVFMQYEKNADGTFTPLKQRNVDTGMGLERTAAVLQGVKSAYETDRLKPILEAVSLQLPAAGGKADLRHQRIIVDHLRSATFIIADGVKPSNVDQGYILRRLIRRAIRSARSVGIEHGGTFTPRIAAEVINQYGHVYTHLKQKEAEIKDTLQKEEEQFGKTLQDGLKIVSKFIAQASAVPSGLRTIPGDAAFHFYDTYGFPLELTKEIVGEQGFSVDEEGFRKAFEAHQSLSRAGAEKKFKGGLQDHSSATTKLHTATHLLNAALRKVLGDHVSQKGSNITAERLRFDFNHSEKMTPEQVKEVEELVNRAIKDDLPVSFHVTTVEGAKEEGAMGVFDARYGAEVKVYVVGNDAQGIFSKEICGGPHVARTSMLGGFKIRKEESSSAGVRRIKAVLTGGPEEIGVAGEE; encoded by the coding sequence ATGCGCCCCCTCCTCACCGACCAGCTCCGGCAGGCGTACCTCGACTTCTTCCGGTCCCACGGACACGCCGTCATCCCCGGCGCGCCGCTGGTGCCCGAGAATGACCCCACCGTCCTCTTCACCACGGCCGGCATGCACCCGCTCGTCCCCTACCTCCTGGGGGAACCGCACCCGGCGGGCAAGAGGCTCACGGATGTGCAGCGCTGCGTGCGGACGCAGGATATTGATGAGGTGGGCGACGCTTCCCACCTGACGTTCTTTGAGATGCTGGGGAACTGGAGCCTGGGCGATTACTTCAAGGAAGAAGCGATACGGATGAGCTTCACGTTCCTCACGGAAGCGTTGGGGATCCCCGTGGAAATGCTCGCCGTCACCTGTTTCGAGGGGGATGAGGATGCGCCCAAGGATGAAGAATCTGCCGCGGTTTGGAAGAAACTCGGCATCCCCGAAGAGCGCATCGCCTTCCTGCCCAAAGCGAACAATTGGTGGGGCCCCGCCGGCCTCACGGGACCCTGCGGGCCGGATACCGAGATGTTCTACTGGGTGGGCGTGGGCGAACCGCAGGGGAACCCGAAGACGCACGAGAAGGAGTGGATGGAGATTTGGAACGACGTCTTCATGCAGTACGAGAAGAACGCCGATGGGACCTTCACCCCTCTCAAGCAGCGGAACGTGGATACGGGAATGGGATTGGAACGGACGGCTGCCGTGCTCCAGGGCGTGAAGAGCGCGTACGAGACGGACAGGTTGAAGCCGATCTTGGAAGCAGTCAGCCTTCAGCTTCCAGCCGCCGGCGGCAAGGCGGACCTCCGTCACCAGCGGATCATCGTGGACCACCTGCGCTCCGCCACCTTTATCATCGCCGACGGCGTGAAACCCTCAAACGTGGACCAGGGATATATCCTGCGCAGACTCATCCGCCGCGCCATCCGCTCGGCGCGGAGCGTAGGCATAGAGCATGGTGGAACGTTCACGCCGCGCATCGCTGCGGAAGTGATCAACCAGTACGGCCACGTGTACACGCACCTCAAGCAGAAGGAGGCGGAGATCAAGGACACCCTCCAAAAGGAGGAGGAGCAATTCGGCAAGACGCTCCAGGACGGATTGAAAATTGTGAGTAAATTTATTGCTCAGGCTTCAGCTGTTCCATCAGGGCTCCGCACAATTCCCGGTGATGCTGCGTTCCACTTCTACGACACCTACGGATTCCCGCTGGAACTCACGAAGGAGATCGTAGGGGAACAGGGATTCTCGGTGGATGAAGAAGGTTTCCGGAAAGCGTTTGAAGCGCACCAATCCCTCTCGCGCGCCGGTGCGGAGAAGAAGTTCAAGGGCGGCCTGCAGGACCACTCGTCGGCGACCACCAAGCTCCACACCGCCACGCACCTCTTGAACGCCGCGCTGCGGAAGGTGCTGGGCGACCACGTTTCCCAGAAGGGATCGAACATCACGGCGGAGCGCCTGCGGTTCGATTTCAACCACTCGGAGAAGATGACGCCCGAGCAGGTGAAGGAAGTGGAGGAGCTGGTGAACCGGGCGATTAAGGATGACCTTCCCGTCTCCTTCCACGTGACCACGGTGGAGGGCGCCAAGGAGGAAGGGGCCATGGGAGTCTTCGACGCCCGCTATGGCGCCGAAGTGAAGGTGTATGTGGTGGGGAATGACGCCCAGGGGATCTTCAGCAAGGAAATCTGCGGCGGCCCGCACGTGGCGCGCACGTCCATGCTCGGCGGCTTCAAGATCCGCAAGGAAGAGAGCTCCTCGGCGGGAGTACGGAGGATCAAGGCGGTGCTGACCGGGGGACCGGAGGAGATCGGGGTGGCGGGGGAAGAGTAG
- a CDS encoding HAMP domain-containing sensor histidine kinase: MPNPPVSFNARGNRAQSITVILLVLAAVITVTTLMLLFMRGREFMEFELKQRLRSVAAVAASQIDAEDVARINTRADTTGPAFREVVQRMKGIMKNAVDVSSVYIMRKTEDPNTLAFVADAISLDSFRELDTNGDGVLQPDEEAPQPGDPYDVSALPELRELSFLGPAVDEGINSDQWGTVISGYAPIRDAKGEAKAILGIDMNADDYVRLSGSVFSSFLFLLLLVGATSIAGGIALLLLERKMTMYQQLERERMGLLLLASHQLGEPLTIFKYSAEALQDELGSSQLKDAVKDHIASLNEGVYRMNNILNVMKQAAKIEEQGVEVHPAWFYMDALIRDVRVACEPYLRRREQTMDIAVEGDMRAWTDSHLVTSILMELLDNAMGYSPKGTLITVKAERLRNRVRIAVRDHGYGIPPADLPRLFTKFVRGTNARLHRPDGNGLGLFIVQGILRCMGGRIWLESDAEQGTTFTFELPVEPEEVKREVKMA; the protein is encoded by the coding sequence ATGCCCAATCCGCCAGTCTCCTTTAACGCCCGGGGAAACCGTGCACAGAGCATCACGGTGATCCTCCTTGTGTTGGCCGCCGTCATCACGGTCACCACGCTGATGCTGCTCTTCATGCGCGGGCGGGAATTCATGGAATTCGAGCTCAAGCAGAGGCTCCGCTCGGTGGCGGCCGTGGCGGCGTCGCAAATTGACGCGGAAGACGTGGCGCGCATCAACACGCGCGCCGATACCACCGGCCCGGCGTTCCGGGAGGTGGTGCAGCGGATGAAGGGCATCATGAAGAACGCCGTGGACGTGAGTTCCGTGTACATCATGCGGAAGACGGAGGACCCCAATACCCTCGCTTTCGTGGCGGACGCCATTTCCCTCGATTCCTTCCGTGAACTGGACACCAACGGCGACGGAGTCTTGCAGCCGGATGAAGAGGCGCCTCAACCCGGCGACCCCTACGACGTGAGCGCGCTCCCCGAACTGCGCGAACTCTCCTTCCTGGGGCCCGCCGTGGACGAGGGGATCAACTCGGACCAGTGGGGGACGGTGATTTCCGGCTACGCCCCCATCCGCGACGCCAAGGGGGAAGCGAAGGCCATACTGGGCATCGACATGAACGCCGATGATTACGTGCGCCTCTCGGGCAGCGTGTTCTCCTCGTTCCTGTTCTTGCTCCTCCTCGTGGGCGCCACGTCCATAGCGGGGGGCATCGCGCTGCTCCTGCTCGAGCGCAAGATGACCATGTACCAGCAACTGGAGCGCGAGCGCATGGGGCTCCTGCTCCTCGCCTCGCACCAGCTGGGCGAGCCGCTCACCATCTTCAAGTACTCCGCGGAAGCGTTGCAGGATGAATTGGGCTCCTCCCAGCTCAAGGATGCGGTGAAAGACCACATCGCCTCATTGAACGAGGGCGTGTATCGCATGAACAACATCCTCAACGTCATGAAGCAGGCGGCGAAGATAGAGGAGCAGGGGGTGGAGGTGCACCCAGCGTGGTTCTACATGGATGCGCTCATCCGCGACGTGCGGGTGGCGTGCGAGCCGTACCTGCGCCGCCGGGAACAGACCATGGACATCGCGGTGGAGGGCGACATGCGCGCGTGGACCGACAGCCACCTCGTCACGAGCATCCTCATGGAACTCCTGGACAATGCCATGGGCTACTCCCCCAAGGGGACGCTCATCACCGTCAAGGCGGAGCGCCTGCGGAACCGCGTGCGCATCGCCGTGCGCGACCACGGGTACGGCATCCCCCCCGCCGATCTCCCGCGCCTCTTTACCAAGTTCGTGCGGGGCACCAACGCGCGCCTCCACCGGCCGGACGGCAACGGCCTGGGGCTCTTCATCGTGCAGGGGATCCTGCGCTGCATGGGCGGGCGCATTTGGCTGGAGTCGGACGCGGAGCAGGGGACCACCTTCACGTTCGAACTGCCGGTGGAGCCGGAGGAGGTGAAGCGGGAGGTGAAGATGGCGTGA
- a CDS encoding RsmD family RNA methyltransferase has protein sequence MPSYAAFLGHQPHISIAELSASIRDFELQRVLGSEVVIFGSTLDLDATYLQTLGGTVAIARKAHDKPVTLEDVPGLLRGEVKGVAGKVTFSLRGFGLPPKQIRDLYRTCKNELRSHGRPARYVGTERTPAVSVLLHDEGLLDGSHGCELVLIKEGDDLWVGRTVAAQDVNAYAKRDMEKPARDTRVGLLPPKLAQILLNFGAWLVHGTVGGNAEKELTVFDPFCGTGVVPIEAMLRGWNVLASDDSLKAVHACERNLQWLRKEHGIPKKEVTSKVWKQDARKPFELKAPPDVIVTETTLGPPLEKKAPLKEASRLKTAMEDLQEEFLRNVAATLPGVSVVATWPVWYTSKGQVRLEKVWDKLHDMGFRVAIPAAVDLEITGRPTLVYRRPGQYVGREIVMLQSTRKAS, from the coding sequence ATGCCTTCCTACGCCGCCTTCCTCGGCCACCAACCCCATATCAGCATCGCGGAACTGAGCGCTTCCATCCGCGACTTCGAGCTTCAGCGCGTGCTGGGGAGCGAAGTGGTGATCTTCGGGAGCACGCTGGACTTGGACGCCACGTATCTGCAGACGCTCGGCGGCACCGTGGCCATTGCCCGCAAGGCGCACGACAAGCCCGTGACGCTGGAAGACGTGCCGGGACTCCTGCGTGGCGAAGTGAAAGGCGTGGCCGGCAAGGTGACCTTCAGCCTCCGCGGCTTCGGCCTCCCCCCCAAGCAGATCCGCGACCTGTACCGCACGTGCAAGAATGAACTCCGCAGCCACGGACGTCCCGCGCGCTACGTGGGAACGGAGCGGACTCCCGCCGTCTCCGTACTCCTCCACGACGAGGGACTTTTGGACGGCTCCCACGGGTGCGAGCTGGTGCTGATCAAAGAGGGGGATGACCTGTGGGTGGGCCGCACGGTGGCCGCGCAGGACGTGAACGCCTACGCCAAGCGGGACATGGAGAAGCCGGCGCGGGATACGCGCGTGGGGCTGCTGCCCCCCAAACTGGCGCAGATCCTCCTCAACTTCGGCGCATGGCTGGTGCACGGGACGGTGGGAGGCAACGCCGAGAAGGAGCTCACGGTGTTCGACCCTTTCTGCGGCACGGGCGTGGTGCCCATCGAGGCCATGCTCCGCGGCTGGAACGTGCTCGCCTCCGACGACTCCCTCAAGGCGGTCCATGCCTGTGAGCGGAACTTGCAATGGCTCCGCAAGGAGCACGGCATCCCCAAGAAGGAGGTGACGAGCAAGGTGTGGAAGCAGGACGCGCGGAAGCCGTTCGAACTTAAAGCGCCCCCGGACGTGATTGTGACGGAGACCACGCTGGGACCGCCGCTGGAGAAGAAGGCGCCGCTCAAGGAAGCGAGCAGGCTGAAGACGGCCATGGAGGACCTGCAGGAGGAATTCCTCCGCAACGTCGCCGCCACCCTCCCCGGCGTGTCCGTGGTGGCCACGTGGCCGGTGTGGTACACGAGTAAAGGCCAGGTGCGCCTGGAGAAGGTGTGGGACAAGCTCCACGACATGGGCTTCCGCGTGGCCATCCCCGCCGCGGTGGACCTCGAAATTACCGGCCGCCCGACGCTCGTCTACCGCCGCCCCGGTCAGTACGTGGGGAGGGAGATCGTCATGCTCCAGAGCACAAGGAAAGCTTCCTAA